One genomic window of Cannabis sativa cultivar Pink pepper isolate KNU-18-1 chromosome 2, ASM2916894v1, whole genome shotgun sequence includes the following:
- the LOC115718971 gene encoding uncharacterized protein LOC115718971 — MELAPGSGRAKNKNMSKHVHGERMGLNSNTLLVIKLPDPKVLRVISRSVFLAVIFITFPCIGSIMRWSSADSGSSFETGAIDFEQLDVLLRDLVDEGLLLKNNKALVVSPIVPSTVHKLKNFDANQMDMVMDTALEGQSSFSEELFDFVYASNLAVDVEFVDHIVKIGGILAFPLSNEKAITLRDMTNYKIAYLRRYSSTIVAMRKIGSTEASSASNYSPKRRLLGLATEAKKAAALEDLEEALLEPPRWPIKNLKNYSRKIKFLPHLMGNSLDGFRRRVFVNVGLPEDKRDVNQWFHQDYPKMEQEFEVYNLDLEPEEGAISSGVIFQENDVPDWLKINVREEEYVVMKAEAGVVEEMVKRKTMHLVDELFLECNNQWWKGENKSKRAYWECLDLYGRVKDEGVAVHQWWG; from the coding sequence ATGGAATTGGCTCCTGGGAGTGGTAGAGCCAAGAACAAAAACATGAGCAAGCATGTCCATGGTGAAAGAATGGGGTTGAATTCAAATACCCTTTTGGTCATTAAGCTTCCTGATCCAAAGGTTTTGCGTGTAATTTCTCGGTCAGTGTTTCTGGCTGTGATTTTCATTACATTCCCATGTATTGGGTCCATAATGAGATGGAGCTCAGCTGATTCTGGTTCCAGCTTCGAGACTGGTGCCATTGATTTTGAGCAATTAGATGTGCTTCTCCGTGATTTGGTCGACGAGGGGCTTCTATTGAAGAATAATAAGGCTTTGGTTGTTAGCCCCATTGTTCCTAGTACCGTTCACAAGCTTAAAAACTTTGATGCTAATCAAATGGACATGGTAATGGATACGGCTTTGGAGGGCCAAAGCTCATTCTCTGAAGAGTTGTTTGATTTTGTCTACGCATCCAATTTGGCTGTAGACGTTGAGTTTGTGGATCATATTGTGAAAATTGGTGGGATTTTGGCATTCCCCTTAAGCAATGAGAAGGCAATCACTCTACGGGATATGACCAATTATAAGATCGCTTATCTAAGGCGATATTCATCCACCATTGTAGCCATGAGGAAAATTGGCTCTACAGAAGCTTCTTCAGCTTCTAATTATTCCCCAAAGAGACGGCTTTTGGGATTGGCAACTGAGGCCAAGAAAGCCGCAGCTTTAGAAGATTTGGAAGAAGCATTGCTCGAGCCACCGAGATGGCCTATAAAAAACTTGAAGAACTACTCAAGGAAGATCAAGTTCCTTCCCCATTTGATGGGAAACTCTCTCGACGGTTTTAGGCGTCGAGTCTTTGTTAATGTGGGGTTGCCTGAAGATAAAAGGGATGTAAATCAATGGTTTCATCAAGATTACCCAAAAATGGAGCAAGAGTTTGAGGTTTACAACCTTGATTTGGAGCCTGAAGAAGGGGCTATTAGTAGTGGAGTGATTTTTCAAGAGAATGATGTCCCCGATTGGCTGAAGATAAATGTGCGTGAAGAAGAGTATGTTGTGATGAAGGCAGAAGCAGGAGTGGTAGAGGAGATGGTGAAGAGGAAAACAATGCATTTGGTGGACGAGTTGTTTTTAGAGTGCAACAACCAATGGTGGAAGGGAGAAAATAAGAGTAAGAGGGCTTATTGGGAATGCTTGGATTTGTATGGAAGAGTTAAAGATGAGGGAGTTGCTGTCCACCAATGGTGGGGTTGA